From one Mesomycoplasma ovipneumoniae genomic stretch:
- a CDS encoding Mbov_0396 family ICE element transmembrane protein: MFGGIINTVAYGIFSGLWYLLCWFPLTIINVITTLFGAINFNLFKGIFFGQQEVDVNKIPVAFWIFVGLSAGALVFLIFYRLLKGFFYNQEQKTGQSEIKSIILKTISAIFFPILFVGFLFIVLVGTNIVLMEIKASFSENQNLNVSLIRGATGDLKLTPEDIKSLAKGNVVSYNTYTGFEWGQGAKLILLVLISSLTIAWILGTTLTSLVANIAQMFYQLLLLPVFSISQLTDDGKLFKKYLNGFWAKFWVVVIYQLSFLFFFVWTEYSINAWDFIKTSDTDFGGLANWILSFVFSLIMILGGGIAIKTISQEFAGYFGGEGFIRSQQEWANRTAVGVSATAGLLATAPTLGRKIFRKGARLTGFYDSAKAQIKDDYRAGRINNTERKLRLNELANRKVELGQTFRQGWEKSKDIQGNKFTKPIKRLWAAKEAFKESKDMGIIEGKMYDISKKRSKWADRKHEEAAKNLSDVNQQMPKIDPNDENQKQNWSSQWAEAVVKENEASKNKEKRQAKFAKRSKNLYNTVQIPVSYRDSDYRKQDSYKKSYDYKIVDKPIEDAKKREESKENQEKRTEALEQESKNKEQNNNISQEKKEKNEKTNSK; the protein is encoded by the coding sequence ATGTTTGGTGGAATAATAAACACGGTTGCTTATGGTATTTTTTCCGGATTATGATATTTATTATGTTGGTTTCCACTAACAATAATAAATGTTATTACAACACTATTTGGCGCAATTAACTTCAATTTATTTAAAGGAATATTCTTCGGACAACAAGAAGTCGATGTTAATAAAATTCCTGTTGCTTTCTGAATTTTTGTTGGTTTATCTGCTGGTGCGCTTGTTTTTTTAATTTTCTATCGATTGTTAAAAGGATTTTTCTACAACCAAGAGCAAAAAACAGGTCAGTCTGAAATCAAAAGCATAATTCTAAAAACTATTTCCGCTATTTTTTTTCCAATTTTATTTGTAGGTTTTTTATTTATTGTTCTTGTCGGGACAAACATAGTATTAATGGAAATTAAAGCTAGTTTTAGTGAGAATCAAAACTTAAATGTATCGTTAATTCGAGGGGCGACAGGTGATTTAAAATTAACACCAGAAGATATTAAATCGCTAGCAAAAGGAAATGTAGTTAGTTATAATACTTACACCGGTTTTGAATGAGGACAAGGCGCAAAACTTATTTTATTAGTACTAATTTCAAGTTTAACGATTGCTTGAATACTAGGAACAACACTAACAAGCCTAGTAGCAAATATTGCTCAAATGTTTTATCAATTACTCTTATTGCCGGTGTTTTCAATTTCGCAACTAACCGATGATGGGAAATTATTTAAGAAGTATTTAAACGGTTTTTGAGCAAAGTTTTGGGTGGTTGTCATTTATCAATTATCGTTTTTATTCTTCTTTGTCTGAACAGAGTATTCAATAAATGCCTGAGATTTTATCAAAACTAGCGATACTGATTTTGGCGGATTAGCTAATTGAATATTAAGTTTCGTGTTTAGTTTAATTATGATTCTTGGTGGTGGTATAGCAATAAAAACAATTTCGCAAGAGTTTGCCGGTTATTTCGGAGGTGAAGGATTTATTCGAAGTCAGCAAGAATGGGCAAATCGCACAGCTGTGGGGGTTTCAGCAACTGCCGGTCTATTAGCAACAGCACCAACGCTTGGACGAAAAATATTTAGAAAAGGTGCAAGGCTAACAGGATTTTATGATTCAGCCAAAGCCCAGATCAAAGATGATTATAGAGCTGGTCGAATTAATAACACCGAAAGAAAACTAAGGCTGAATGAACTGGCTAATAGAAAAGTGGAATTAGGTCAAACGTTCAGGCAAGGGTGAGAGAAAAGCAAAGATATACAGGGTAACAAATTCACAAAACCTATAAAAAGACTATGAGCCGCAAAAGAAGCTTTTAAAGAAAGCAAGGATATGGGAATTATCGAAGGAAAAATGTATGATATTTCCAAAAAGCGTTCTAAATGAGCAGATCGAAAACATGAAGAAGCTGCAAAAAATTTAAGTGATGTAAATCAACAAATGCCCAAAATAGATCCAAATGATGAAAATCAAAAGCAAAACTGAAGTTCACAATGGGCTGAAGCGGTTGTAAAAGAGAATGAAGCTTCCAAAAACAAAGAAAAACGGCAAGCGAAGTTTGCAAAAAGATCAAAAAATTTATACAATACAGTTCAGATCCCTGTTTCATATAGAGATAGTGATTATCGCAAGCAAGATTCTTATAAAAAATCTTATGATTATAAAATTGTAGACAAGCCTATTGAAGATGCCAAAAAAAGAGAAGAAAGCAAAGAAAATCAAGAAAAAAGAACTGAAGCATTAGAACAAGAATCTAAAAATAAAGAGCAAAATAATAATATAAGCCAAGAAAAAAAGGAAAAAAATGAAAAAACAAATTCAAAATAA
- a CDS encoding Mbov_0397 family ICE element conjugal transfer ATPase, which translates to MKKQIQNKAISKINLHIFRNFNIWDLLVLSAIIILALIFGFAIDPDLNFLVKLLIMILFFAFVGLPLLFNFPSQKARGWQILINWLRFISMPKKYLISASGSNNTKALIPYKGIKNNYLFNGKSYVGGLKIQGIDIFAYDLDTQASIFNNFDKIINNINKKISIVKIAVKNDIEENQKFLEKQFESCKVNANEEICEAYYEDLNLTFEGQLKFNYFLIIYGFEIKELDLEILQIKSQLSQMEIQAEKLKVEELLDVCLKILNSNDRIDKDFAKEIVEQSKDLEQLAKTNPKMYGQKSSEIASKLQSIFALDEIQWHSKYFKSNNKLFSIQSVSELPLELPPYWANAFFNSDSNIVWNIEKMSDKEKEKILNKAHNILALNQTDQTRNVLLKRKTEFEQQALENVVDVAASGQNLFYSTFLFVNCADSREELDTLEYTNINLIKSINAIPFSLRFKQLFAYLNIFFAQTDNLKEYIEMPGNNIAWGFPFTTREFNDNNYNTLGLNFYDNTPLFFDQFYQKGVRKNSNLFILGTSGSGKTTITKKLITYNKAIGNSVIVLDPQNEYWKIGQKLGANVVHLNSSGQSIFNPLQIRKVFNPSKDDQISNSDLIALNLAKLETFFQIVFPNLNNTSLIAIISSVKKLYDYFGFYEYEGDITKLENQDFPLISDLIKVIKKSEFSYLSDIEKEIIIANFEANFDHSSILGRMFNGYSNTKDLDSNFTIFNVAALMNLEKRVYQAAFFLALSFIQGQISDFYHKTDKKIMLIVDEGHKFIDETNLFALNFLFDTAKTIRKYNGALVITTQNPGDFAISGEAARKSEAIIENCQYSIFFNLKSKDIEKIDTLYRNVGGLSDEEKNFINLAQIGEFLLTVNTIDRFKLRAYFNEVEKQYFFDKGDRANV; encoded by the coding sequence ATGAAAAAACAAATTCAAAATAAGGCCATATCAAAAATCAATTTACATATTTTTCGAAACTTTAATATTTGAGACTTGCTAGTCTTATCTGCTATTATTATTTTAGCCTTAATTTTTGGTTTTGCAATTGATCCTGATTTAAATTTTTTGGTTAAACTCTTAATTATGATTTTGTTTTTTGCTTTTGTCGGGCTTCCTTTATTATTTAATTTCCCGTCACAAAAAGCACGTGGTTGACAGATACTAATAAATTGGCTTCGTTTTATTTCAATGCCAAAAAAATACTTAATTAGTGCAAGTGGTTCGAATAACACAAAAGCGCTGATACCTTATAAAGGGATAAAAAATAATTATCTTTTTAATGGAAAATCGTATGTAGGGGGTCTAAAAATCCAAGGTATTGATATTTTTGCCTACGATCTTGATACCCAAGCTTCCATATTTAATAACTTTGACAAGATTATTAATAATATAAATAAAAAGATTTCTATTGTTAAAATAGCAGTTAAGAATGATATCGAAGAAAATCAAAAGTTTTTAGAAAAGCAATTCGAGTCTTGTAAAGTCAATGCTAACGAAGAAATTTGTGAAGCCTATTATGAAGACTTAAATTTAACTTTTGAAGGTCAGTTAAAATTTAACTACTTTTTAATTATTTATGGATTTGAAATTAAAGAACTTGACTTAGAAATATTACAAATTAAATCCCAATTATCGCAAATGGAAATTCAAGCGGAGAAATTAAAAGTTGAAGAACTTTTAGATGTATGTTTAAAAATTTTGAATTCAAATGATCGAATTGATAAAGACTTTGCCAAAGAAATAGTTGAGCAGTCAAAAGATTTAGAACAACTTGCTAAAACAAATCCAAAAATGTACGGTCAAAAATCAAGTGAAATTGCTAGCAAATTACAATCAATTTTTGCTTTAGATGAAATCCAGTGACATTCAAAATACTTTAAGTCTAATAATAAACTATTTTCAATTCAATCCGTTTCTGAACTACCCCTAGAGCTGCCACCATACTGGGCAAATGCTTTTTTTAATTCCGATTCAAATATAGTTTGAAACATCGAAAAAATGTCTGACAAAGAAAAAGAAAAGATCCTTAATAAAGCACACAATATTTTAGCTTTAAATCAAACAGATCAAACCAGAAACGTTCTATTAAAAAGAAAAACCGAATTTGAACAACAAGCCTTAGAAAATGTAGTTGATGTAGCCGCAAGTGGGCAGAACCTTTTTTATTCAACATTTTTATTTGTAAATTGCGCAGATTCAAGAGAAGAATTAGATACCTTAGAATATACCAACATAAATTTAATTAAATCTATTAACGCTATTCCTTTTTCATTACGTTTTAAACAATTATTTGCTTATTTAAATATATTTTTTGCCCAAACCGATAACTTAAAAGAATATATTGAAATGCCAGGCAATAATATAGCCTGAGGATTTCCCTTTACAACACGCGAATTTAATGACAATAATTATAATACCTTAGGGTTAAATTTCTATGATAACACACCCTTATTTTTTGATCAGTTTTACCAAAAAGGCGTAAGAAAAAATTCAAATTTGTTCATTTTAGGAACAAGTGGATCAGGTAAAACAACAATTACAAAAAAACTAATAACTTATAATAAAGCAATAGGAAACTCTGTTATTGTTCTTGATCCACAAAACGAGTATTGAAAAATAGGTCAAAAATTAGGAGCAAATGTTGTTCACTTAAATTCTAGCGGACAGTCGATTTTTAACCCATTGCAAATTAGAAAAGTTTTTAATCCATCAAAAGATGATCAAATTAGTAATTCTGACTTAATAGCACTTAATTTAGCAAAACTTGAAACTTTTTTCCAGATAGTATTTCCTAATCTTAATAATACATCACTAATAGCAATTATAAGTAGTGTTAAAAAGCTTTATGATTATTTTGGCTTTTATGAGTATGAAGGTGATATCACAAAGCTTGAAAATCAAGACTTTCCATTAATTAGTGATTTAATTAAAGTTATAAAAAAAAGCGAATTTAGTTACTTATCAGATATCGAAAAAGAAATTATTATTGCTAATTTTGAAGCTAATTTTGATCATTCTTCAATTTTGGGGAGGATGTTTAACGGGTATTCAAACACCAAAGACTTAGATTCTAACTTTACTATTTTTAATGTTGCTGCCTTAATGAATTTAGAAAAACGGGTATATCAAGCGGCCTTTTTCTTAGCGCTATCATTTATTCAAGGTCAGATTTCAGATTTTTATCATAAAACCGATAAAAAAATAATGCTAATCGTTGATGAAGGGCATAAATTCATTGATGAGACAAATTTATTTGCCTTAAACTTTTTATTTGATACGGCCAAAACAATAAGAAAATACAATGGTGCCTTGGTCATAACAACGCAAAACCCTGGCGATTTTGCAATTAGCGGAGAAGCTGCAAGAAAATCTGAGGCTATTATTGAAAACTGTCAGTACTCAATATTTTTTAATTTAAAATCAAAAGATATCGAAAAAATTGATACGTTATATAGAAACGTTGGTGGTCTTTCTGATGAGGAAAAAAATTTTATTAATTTGGCACAAATTGGTGAATTTTTACTAACAGTAAATACAATTGATCGGTTCAAGCTACGAGCTTATTTTAACGAAGTCGAAAAACAATATTTCTTCGATAAAGGAGATAGAGCCAATGTTTAG
- a CDS encoding Mbov_0398 family ICE element protein yields the protein MFSQNSGEKNEYQEENMNEFEEKELSTNFQFSSDQLKDLIKSVVVGINDTKVKGTKSKKTKKIKTKVKEKFNAEVPSFTLKFSEKNEAKIINNFRTQAVAKKENPNKLLKYLILNTLTSENTLKYYSALKNDIYYSLRKAVYTSLSPFYLRLEEYNMLLEHKYDTLNKKFNVIINLLLDVLGKSQFDINIKLDDVYIFNELKQKQEQEYLLLKKKNQARKKEIYESYKNYLLTEQVDQIINDEDQLIARPTSLRKIKSILKESYEPNFSNLEQSDEVEKQSQSENINIDKSQGENINIVKQEEQISQKEEKEV from the coding sequence ATGTTTAGTCAAAATTCAGGAGAAAAAAATGAATATCAGGAGGAAAACATGAACGAATTTGAAGAAAAAGAACTCAGCACAAATTTCCAATTTTCAAGCGATCAACTCAAAGATTTAATTAAATCAGTGGTTGTCGGTATTAACGATACTAAAGTCAAAGGTACCAAGTCTAAAAAAACAAAAAAAATAAAAACCAAAGTAAAAGAAAAATTTAATGCTGAAGTTCCTTCCTTTACACTAAAATTTTCAGAGAAAAATGAAGCAAAAATAATAAATAATTTTAGAACTCAGGCCGTAGCTAAAAAAGAAAATCCAAATAAGCTCTTAAAATATTTAATTTTAAACACGCTTACATCAGAAAATACACTTAAATATTATTCAGCGCTCAAAAACGATATTTATTATTCGCTAAGAAAAGCAGTTTATACCTCCCTTTCGCCTTTTTATTTAAGGCTTGAAGAATATAATATGCTGCTTGAACATAAATATGATACCCTAAATAAAAAATTTAATGTAATAATCAACCTTTTATTAGATGTGCTTGGCAAAAGCCAGTTTGATATTAATATCAAATTAGATGATGTCTATATTTTTAATGAATTAAAGCAAAAACAAGAACAAGAATATCTTCTCTTGAAAAAGAAAAATCAGGCAAGAAAAAAAGAAATCTATGAAAGTTACAAAAATTATTTATTAACTGAACAAGTCGATCAGATTATTAATGACGAAGACCAATTAATTGCCCGACCAACTAGTCTGCGAAAAATAAAATCGATATTAAAAGAAAGTTACGAGCCTAATTTTTCCAATTTAGAGCAGTCTGATGAAGTAGAAAAACAATCCCAAAGTGAGAATATAAATATAGATAAAAGTCAAGGTGAAAATATAAATATAGTTAAACAAGAAGAACAAATAAGTCAAAAAGAAGAAAAAGAGGTTTAA
- a CDS encoding DNA cytosine methyltransferase, whose product MNSIKVLETFSGIGAQAKAIANFQKDEQKFYEIVATIDWDVRSIITYAQIHHNVLSDVEKILEENELSSPEKINSFLKNFELSLDSKRPSKIISKDLSFKKILAASIIKTKNLGSITNLNVEEINRLAPDFVTYSFPCQGLSIANMGRANGIFDKNSTSSLIWNVYSLIKDLRVKPKYLLMENVPNLISKKFINQYEKWKETLENEGYKTFTATLNGLNFGSIQKRNRVFAISFLKEIKTPFESDLEFEKYILNLGQDISSNLDKRKKIFQSIFNLDSNNSENADFLINATPSRIRMVEKVEKINESKNFIIRTLTTKQDRNPNTGIIKLENDLANKLNYRFISNREAFRLMGFENNDFEKLKPLISKNILTKESLYRQARKSNYSNNFRSANKFNL is encoded by the coding sequence ATGAATAGTATTAAGGTATTGGAAACGTTTTCGGGAATTGGGGCGCAAGCAAAAGCGATTGCTAATTTTCAAAAAGATGAACAAAAATTTTATGAAATTGTTGCCACAATTGATTGAGATGTCCGGTCAATTATTACATATGCTCAAATCCATCATAATGTTTTGTCTGATGTTGAAAAAATTTTAGAAGAAAATGAACTAAGTTCACCAGAGAAAATAAATTCCTTTTTAAAAAATTTTGAGTTGTCGCTAGATTCAAAAAGACCTTCAAAAATAATAAGCAAAGATTTGAGTTTTAAAAAAATTCTAGCGGCTTCAATTATAAAAACTAAAAATTTAGGCTCAATTACAAATTTAAATGTAGAAGAAATTAATCGCTTAGCTCCTGATTTTGTTACTTATTCATTTCCGTGCCAGGGTCTTTCAATTGCTAATATGGGACGTGCTAATGGTATTTTTGATAAAAATTCAACAAGTTCTCTTATTTGAAATGTTTATTCACTAATTAAAGACTTGAGGGTTAAGCCAAAGTATCTTTTAATGGAAAATGTACCTAATTTAATATCAAAAAAATTTATTAATCAATATGAAAAGTGAAAAGAAACTTTGGAAAACGAAGGTTATAAAACTTTTACTGCAACATTAAATGGACTCAATTTTGGTTCAATTCAAAAAAGAAATCGAGTTTTTGCCATTAGTTTTCTAAAAGAAATAAAAACACCCTTTGAAAGCGACTTAGAATTTGAAAAATATATCTTAAATTTAGGTCAAGATATTTCGTCCAATTTGGATAAAAGGAAGAAAATTTTTCAATCGATTTTTAACTTGGATTCAAATAATAGTGAAAATGCTGACTTTTTAATTAATGCTACTCCGTCCCGAATTAGGATGGTTGAAAAGGTTGAAAAAATTAATGAGTCAAAAAATTTTATTATTAGAACCTTGACAACCAAGCAAGATAGAAATCCAAATACCGGCATTATTAAGCTTGAAAATGATTTAGCAAACAAATTAAATTATCGTTTTATTTCAAACCGTGAAGCTTTTAGACTAATGGGTTTTGAAAATAATGACTTTGAAAAATTAAAACCTTTAATCTCAAAAAATATATTAACAAAAGAGTCATTATATCGTCAAGCCAGGAAATCCAATTATAGTAACAATTTTAGAAGCGCTAATAAATTTAATTTATAA
- a CDS encoding type IV secretory system conjugative DNA transfer family protein, which produces MKNIIKKLPKWGQHVFVGIVSYLISFIFTFFVWPFIFKYNINNIFETFSLQVQDTVRMIYIILASFLALIIIYPITWFFINLSNNKFTSELNSDFIFYDEVEKKGSKNEFNKKFLATHENQNSGWVIKTDLVDSKTKKINFFAHTKSHAFILGDTRSGKTQKFIIPTIKYNIHLKDANKRPNLMIIDPKGELFTSLSEEIEKQGYETVLLDFQNLGKSRGINFLAPIWDKFHSSYKNESEKLQNYDVASNWLQKTIESIHEWDTNSKDSFWPKQAKEVLYIIGWYLLLYSKVDQSFTREKYVFANFTYFLSLEAFKQGSWIEVCKNTNNKELSAFYNEKIAQFISTNPDTLTSILVNAAGAISKFNTIGLKMFSSQDATDFDKLIKQSDPEFSDQFGGNTNPFALFITFQLDSNLGQLMIPSIINNCYSSLITIANSKSNRRNFRDFLFLGDEFGNLPAIYQMATKMSTAASYGIYFALVLQNIQQLEKYGKESDTILSNSALKIYFRSNDIKSLETFAKFAGKKDVIKKSYSQPADSKKESTSSSLAEENIITINKLAQMPPEESWIFITGLKPIHVKSNFAYEIWKDPQKTLESFYEGKETLFDFSAIEFDFKTKAKNLKIAHLSNKAKKTRPMTNEEAKKDKNNSDKPAKIEPDNKNKILKKRIEFQNKDKKTVVLPQSGSSHKNTKSKDNDEIQKLINKAKQEIEHAQKLKSKVDTIEEANQLDNIIQKNQEELRTLSQKLK; this is translated from the coding sequence ATGAAGAACATAATTAAAAAGCTACCAAAATGAGGCCAACATGTTTTTGTTGGAATAGTTTCTTATTTAATCAGCTTTATTTTTACTTTCTTTGTTTGACCTTTTATATTTAAATACAATATTAACAATATTTTTGAAACTTTTTCCTTGCAAGTCCAAGACACTGTGAGAATGATTTATATTATATTAGCAAGTTTTTTGGCACTTATTATTATTTATCCGATTACTTGGTTTTTCATAAATTTATCAAATAATAAATTCACAAGTGAGTTAAATAGTGATTTTATTTTTTATGACGAAGTTGAAAAAAAGGGTTCAAAAAATGAATTTAATAAAAAATTTTTGGCAACTCACGAAAATCAAAATTCTGGTTGAGTAATCAAAACAGATTTAGTTGACAGTAAAACAAAAAAAATTAATTTCTTCGCTCATACTAAATCACACGCCTTTATTTTAGGAGATACCCGGTCAGGGAAAACCCAAAAGTTCATTATTCCAACTATAAAATATAATATCCACTTAAAAGATGCGAATAAAAGACCTAATTTAATGATTATCGATCCAAAAGGTGAGCTGTTTACTAGTCTTTCAGAAGAAATTGAAAAACAAGGATATGAAACTGTTTTGCTCGATTTTCAAAATTTAGGGAAGTCAAGGGGGATAAATTTCTTAGCACCTATTTGAGACAAATTCCATTCTTCTTATAAAAACGAATCTGAAAAACTCCAAAATTATGATGTAGCTTCAAATTGATTGCAAAAAACAATCGAATCGATTCACGAATGGGACACAAACAGTAAAGATAGTTTCTGACCAAAACAAGCAAAAGAAGTGCTCTATATAATCGGGTGGTATTTGCTTCTTTATTCAAAAGTTGATCAAAGTTTTACACGAGAAAAATACGTTTTTGCTAATTTTACTTATTTTTTATCGCTTGAAGCTTTCAAGCAAGGATCATGAATTGAAGTTTGCAAAAATACTAACAACAAAGAACTCTCAGCATTTTATAATGAAAAAATAGCTCAATTTATCAGTACTAATCCAGATACTCTAACATCAATTTTAGTGAATGCCGCTGGTGCTATTTCAAAATTTAATACTATCGGTCTAAAAATGTTTTCTTCTCAAGATGCCACCGATTTTGATAAATTAATAAAACAATCGGATCCTGAATTTAGTGATCAATTTGGTGGAAATACTAACCCTTTTGCCTTATTTATAACATTCCAACTTGATTCAAACCTTGGTCAGTTAATGATACCCTCAATTATCAATAACTGCTATTCATCACTAATCACAATAGCAAATTCAAAATCTAATCGGCGTAATTTCAGGGATTTTTTGTTTTTAGGGGACGAGTTTGGAAATTTGCCTGCTATTTATCAAATGGCAACCAAGATGTCAACTGCTGCTAGCTATGGAATTTATTTTGCATTGGTTTTGCAAAATATTCAACAGCTGGAAAAATATGGTAAAGAAAGCGACACCATTTTATCAAATTCAGCCTTAAAAATTTATTTTAGGTCTAACGATATTAAATCGCTTGAGACTTTTGCTAAATTCGCTGGCAAAAAAGACGTAATTAAAAAAAGTTATAGTCAACCCGCTGATTCGAAAAAAGAGTCAACTTCAAGTTCACTTGCTGAAGAAAATATTATTACTATTAATAAATTGGCACAAATGCCACCAGAAGAATCATGAATTTTTATCACAGGACTAAAACCAATTCACGTTAAGTCAAATTTTGCCTATGAAATCTGAAAAGATCCACAAAAAACTCTAGAGAGTTTTTATGAGGGTAAAGAAACTTTATTTGATTTTAGCGCAATTGAATTTGACTTTAAAACAAAAGCGAAAAATTTAAAAATAGCGCACTTATCAAATAAGGCTAAAAAAACAAGACCTATGACAAATGAAGAAGCAAAAAAAGATAAAAATAATTCAGATAAGCCAGCAAAAATTGAGCCTGATAATAAAAATAAGATTTTAAAAAAACGAATTGAATTCCAAAATAAAGATAAAAAAACCGTCGTTTTACCCCAGAGCGGTTCTTCGCATAAAAACACTAAGTCAAAGGATAATGATGAAATTCAAAAGTTGATAAACAAAGCAAAACAAGAAATAGAACATGCCCAAAAATTAAAATCAAAAGTAGATACTATTGAAGAAGCAAATCAATTAGACAATATTATACAGAAAAATCAAGAAGAACTTAGGACTTTATCACAAAAATTGAAATAA
- a CDS encoding single-stranded DNA-binding protein gives MLNKSFLIGEVVSTVTTGQTAASNLTFARFKIEVKNKNSQKPTNFYAIAFGSKTKIANEITIGDILFIQGQIGLSSFQNEKQERIYYQEIKIEDYQIISKKPAKIEHPSQLKTHIEVDKQQQNKIFHEIFPDFE, from the coding sequence ATGTTAAATAAAAGTTTTTTAATTGGAGAAGTTGTATCAACAGTTACAACAGGCCAAACCGCGGCATCAAATCTTACTTTTGCTCGTTTTAAAATTGAAGTTAAAAACAAAAACAGTCAAAAACCTACCAACTTTTATGCAATTGCATTTGGATCAAAAACAAAAATAGCTAATGAAATTACTATTGGAGATATTTTGTTTATCCAAGGCCAAATAGGACTTTCCAGTTTCCAAAATGAAAAACAAGAAAGAATTTATTATCAAGAAATCAAAATCGAAGATTACCAAATAATTTCAAAAAAACCAGCAAAAATTGAGCATCCGTCACAATTAAAAACACATATTGAGGTTGATAAACAACAACAAAATAAAATTTTTCACGAAATTTTTCCGGATTTTGAATAA